Proteins from one Leptonema illini DSM 21528 genomic window:
- a CDS encoding 6-bladed beta-propeller: MWGKRLLFLFGITVVPGGGYLIARELPFFRLKEEKASEYLEKGLYHYNARNFVAAREYFYRSLDVKSDLHLARRFLGDSYYFTGDYESALEQWESLLESSGPDLMIQDRRNLIQHGFTGQSEPGPYRFYGWIRPEKRPYAPVDIQADESENIYVLSFDPPGIYQFRPAFQQIRSDGRSPDFDQTGTLVGRIWDRLKGPMAFHLYQNRFYIADFAGDRIYILEKDGRFAGSFGATGSGEGQFHGPSGIVVVNDVIYVADQGNRRLQKFDLEGGFLGAWKPSALQKPSGLTSDGKRIAVADTDGAVLILDEDGLVMNRIEGRELKRPSGLDWKANRLFIADEKTGPQIYDLEAGSFVGMPGIRDEADRTVPLERAVAFRSDSRGRLYIANGKGSVLHLTGEAALRSSYDLTFYPIESASYPDVAFALRVVDRSTSENAIVRGLTDDNFMIFENGSRIHPVRVDGMERFQNRMNLVIIKENSISFEKDGLDEFLDAGMHDILSGIRVSDRLRLSLADTRTIPVYEGLERRQLLSRMQAQPPVEEPAIGRAIYDGITDLLDRKGPAGILLVVSGRSFSTAFDRYDPTVLVQYAKAHSIPVHIISFEAGMADGDTGAAEIYRRISADTGGYYVRFFDETERKKLYSRMTAIKDPRYIITYRSPGGTLHGRFMDVSVQVHHRKTTGAADGGYFVP; encoded by the coding sequence ATGTGGGGCAAAAGACTTCTTTTTCTCTTCGGCATCACCGTGGTGCCGGGGGGCGGGTATTTGATCGCGCGCGAACTTCCTTTTTTTCGGTTAAAAGAGGAGAAGGCCTCGGAGTACCTTGAAAAAGGCCTCTACCATTATAATGCCCGCAACTTTGTCGCCGCCCGTGAGTATTTCTACCGTTCTCTTGACGTAAAATCCGATCTTCATCTTGCGCGACGCTTTCTCGGCGATTCTTACTACTTCACCGGCGACTACGAAAGCGCCCTTGAACAGTGGGAGTCGCTGCTTGAGTCCTCCGGTCCCGATCTGATGATCCAGGATCGCCGGAACCTGATCCAGCATGGATTCACCGGCCAGAGCGAGCCCGGGCCCTATCGTTTCTATGGCTGGATTCGTCCCGAAAAGCGCCCGTATGCGCCCGTCGATATTCAGGCAGATGAAAGCGAGAATATTTATGTTCTGAGCTTCGACCCGCCGGGCATCTATCAGTTCCGTCCCGCCTTTCAGCAGATCAGGTCTGATGGCAGAAGTCCTGATTTCGATCAAACCGGAACGCTTGTCGGCCGCATCTGGGATCGTCTGAAAGGACCGATGGCCTTTCACCTGTATCAGAATCGCTTTTATATCGCCGACTTCGCCGGTGACCGCATCTATATTCTTGAAAAAGACGGACGATTCGCTGGTAGCTTCGGAGCGACCGGTTCTGGTGAGGGACAGTTTCACGGACCGTCCGGCATTGTCGTCGTTAACGATGTGATCTATGTGGCCGATCAGGGAAACCGCCGTCTGCAGAAATTCGATCTGGAGGGCGGCTTTCTCGGTGCCTGGAAACCGTCTGCATTGCAGAAGCCTTCAGGGTTAACCTCTGATGGAAAGCGCATCGCCGTCGCCGATACGGACGGAGCCGTTCTGATTCTCGATGAAGACGGCCTTGTAATGAACAGAATCGAAGGACGCGAATTGAAGCGTCCGTCGGGCCTGGATTGGAAGGCGAATCGTCTCTTTATCGCCGATGAAAAGACGGGTCCGCAGATCTACGATTTGGAAGCCGGCAGCTTTGTCGGGATGCCTGGCATACGGGATGAGGCGGATCGCACCGTTCCGCTTGAACGAGCCGTCGCCTTCCGCTCCGATAGCCGAGGCAGGTTATACATAGCAAACGGCAAGGGTAGCGTGCTTCATCTGACGGGCGAGGCCGCTCTTCGTTCGAGCTATGATCTCACGTTTTATCCGATTGAGAGCGCTTCGTATCCCGACGTCGCTTTCGCACTTCGCGTCGTCGATCGATCGACGTCCGAGAATGCGATCGTTCGCGGTCTGACAGACGATAACTTCATGATCTTTGAGAACGGCAGCCGTATCCACCCCGTTCGTGTGGACGGAATGGAGCGCTTTCAGAATCGCATGAACCTCGTTATCATCAAAGAGAACTCCATCTCTTTTGAAAAAGACGGCCTCGATGAATTCCTCGATGCGGGCATGCATGATATCCTTTCGGGCATACGCGTCTCTGATCGTCTACGCCTGTCGCTTGCCGATACGCGTACGATTCCCGTTTATGAAGGCCTGGAGCGCCGACAGCTTCTTTCGCGCATGCAGGCGCAGCCTCCCGTTGAAGAGCCTGCCATCGGACGCGCGATCTACGACGGTATCACCGATCTGCTCGATCGCAAGGGTCCGGCCGGTATTCTGCTCGTCGTGTCGGGCCGTTCGTTTTCGACGGCCTTTGACCGGTATGATCCGACCGTGCTCGTGCAGTATGCGAAGGCGCATTCTATTCCCGTTCATATCATCTCTTTTGAGGCGGGCATGGCCGACGGTGATACGGGCGCCGCTGAGATATACCGACGCATCAGCGCCGACACAGGCGGATATTACGTGCGTTTCTTTGATGAAACCGAACGTAAGAAGCTTTACTCCAGGATGACGGCGATAAAAGATCCCCGTTATATCATAACCTATCGTTCTCCAGGCGGAACGCTGCACGGTCGTTTTATGGATGTTTCCGTGCAGGTGCATCACCGAAAGACGACGGGCGCGGCCGACGGAGGATACTTTGTTCCGTAA